The Pan troglodytes isolate AG18354 chromosome 15, NHGRI_mPanTro3-v2.0_pri, whole genome shotgun sequence genomic sequence TAGTTGTTCAGAGCCCAGTCTTGAGAATCAGATTTCAAAGGTATGAaccctctccctttttcttttcctttttttttttttttcctgaggagtcttgctcagtcgcccaggctggagtgcagtggcccaatctcggctcactgcaagtgtgtccagaattggtggattcttggtctcactgacttcaagaatgaagccgtggaccctcacgGGAgcattacagctcttaaaggtggcatgtcCAGAGTtcgttccttctgatgttcggatgtgttcggagtttcttccttctggtgggttcgtggtctcgctggcttaggactgaagctgcggaccttcgcggtgagtgttacagctcttaaggcggcgtgtctggagttgttcgttttTCCCGGTgagttcatggtctcgctggcttcaggagtgaagctacagaccttgGTGGTGAGTGTTagagctcataaaggcagtgtggacccaaagagtgagcagcagtaagatttattgcaaagaacgAAACAACAAagtttccacagtgtggaagggggaccccagcaggttgccactgctggctagggcagcctgcttttattctcttatctggccccactcacatcctgctgattggtagagccgaggggtctgttttgacagggcactgattggtgcgtttacaattcctcagctagacacaaaagttctccacgtccccaccagaatagttagatacagagtgttgacacaaaggttctccaagtccccaccagagtagctagatacagagtgttgattggtgcattcacaaaccctgagctagacacagggtgctgattggtatgtttacaaaccttgagctagatacagagtgcctattggtgtatttacaatcccctagctagacataaaggttctccaagttcccactagactcaggagcccagctggcttcacccagtggatcgtgcactggggctgcaggtggagctgcctgccagtcccgcgcggtgagcccacactcctcagcccttgggtggtcgatgggactgggctccgtggagcagggggcggcgctcgtcagGGAAGCtcaggctgcacaggagcccacggaggcggggggaggctcaggcatggaggGCTGCAGGTCCTAAGCCCTTTCCCGTgagaaggcagctaaggcccagcgagaaattgagcacagcgccagtgggccagcactgctgggggacccagcataccctccgcagccgctggcccaggtgctaagcccctcattgcccagggCTGGCAGGGCCAGCTGGCGGCTCCCAGTGTGGGGCCCACTaagcccatgcccacccagaactccagctggcccgcaagtgcAGCGCGCAGCCTCAGTTCccactcgcgcctctccctccacacctccctgcaagctgagggagccggctccggccttggccagcccagaaaggggctcccacagtgcagcggtgggctgaagggcttctcaagtgccgccaaagtgggagcccaggcagaggaggtgctgtGAGGGtggccagcacgctgtcacctctcacaagctccgcctctggggttcacgccattctcctgcctcagcctctggagcagctgggactacaagcacctgccaccatgcccagttaatttcttgtattttttttttagtagagatggggtttcactgtgttagccaggatggtgtcgatctcctgacctcatgattcacccgcctcagcctcccaaagtgctgggattacaggtgtgaccaccgCGCCcatcccctttttctttttagagacagggtcttgctatgttgtccaggttggtgcgaaactcctggccttaagcaaccctgccacctcagcctctgggattacaggggtgagccatcttGCCCAACttccactttctagctgtgtgatcttcagAAAATCAGTTAAATTCTCTGGGCCTTAATTTACTGATAGGGTTCTTGTAAGTATTAACCATTAGCTACTATTGAGAGGTGAAGAccgctgggcttctgggttgggtggggacttggagaacttttttgtctagctaaaggattgtaaatgcaccaatcagcactctgtgtctagctaaaggtttgtaaacgcaccaatcagcactgggTAAAAAcgaaccaatcagcactctgtaaaatggaaaatcaggctctgtaaaatggaccaatcagcaggacgtgagcagggccaaataagggaataaaagctggtcaCCCCAGCTAGTAGTGGTAACCTCCGTGAATTCCGCTCCAGGCTGATGGAAGCTCTGTTCTTTTGTActtcacaataaaccttgctactGCTCCTTCTTTGGGTCCATACTGCATTTCAGAGCTGTAACACCGTGAAGGTatacagcttcactcctgaagccaagaccatgaacccactgagAGGAACAAGAAAAACAACTCTGGACctgctgcctttatgagctgtaacactcaccttgaaggtctgtggcttcactcttGAAGTCGGTGAgaagcgagaccacgaacccaccagaaggaacacaTTCCGGACGCATCTGAACATCAGAggaaacaaactccagacacactaCTTTTCAGAACTGTATTAAGAACTGTAACAGTCactgcgagggtctgcggcttcattctcgatgtcagcgagaccaagaatccaccagaaggaaccaattccagacacagaaTTATTTGCCTTCTTACTTCCTGAGAGTTCTAGGCACAGAACATACTTGAGGTGTTATACAAAGGTAATTAGAACTGACAGGGAATTGTATGATTAATGACGTGGGACATGAGAGATTTGGAACGAGATAAAAAGGCTTACCTTGAGGACAGCCTTATTAGGCGCAGAGGCAAACACAGGTTTTGTGGGTTTGAAGCCTACACATTTATAGGTTTCTCTAATTACACAGGTAGGAAATTATAAAATCAGGTACAAGGGCTTGGCAGGGGCCTAAAGCTTaagtgatgaaaaaaaaaacacacacctcTGGTGAAACCAGTAGCttatgaaaaagtagaaaaaagcgCGATGCATGGGGAGCTCCGGTAGTCCTTTGAGGTATTTGAGAGGCAGAgtcaggaagatggcttgagcaccaggagttggaggtttgTAAGTGCAGTGATGGTAAACTGCTGCTGTACTCCAGGctggcaatgtagtgagaccctgtctctcaaaaaaaaaaaaaaaaattaacacttgCCTGACTGGGACAATAATTGAGAAACCAgtataacaaaataataactattagccgggcgcggtggctcatgcctgtaaatcctagcattttgggaggccgaggcgggcggattacaaagtcaggagtttgagaaattACTATTACCCCATTTGGCTATTTTTACACTTGTAAGGAATGAAGCTCAGAGGTCACACAGCTTAGTAAGAAGCCAGCACCCTTCGATGTGGGATTGATGTGGAGGATAGGCATATACAGagaacacaaaagcaaaacacCATGGCGCAGATTTTGAAAGAAAAGCCCTAAGATTAGTAATGAGTGTGAATTATTCAACAAAGTGATCAAAACTAACTCCAGCTCTGCATTCCTCTTCGCCATCAGGAGTTTGGAGCCTGGAGACTGCTAGCTGCCTGGTTCTTTAAGAACCAGCCCTGGTCCAGCCCGTTCCGCAGGCCAGCAAGCTTCTGAAAAGCAAAACTAGGAAGTAGCTTTCCAACATAAAGTGGAGGTTTCAACACAGGAGACTTTAAGCAAGTTCCAGTGTGTCTATATTTGGTCTGGCTGATCGGCTGGACTCTGGCCTTCCCCGCTCACGTTAGCAGACAGCTCTGCCCTAGTGGGCGCTTAGCCTGCGACGGCAGCCCGAGAGGATGTCTAACAAGCttctttctccccacccccattcaGTTGTTCTCAGGTCTGAATTCAAAATGGCCTCATCTCCTGCTGTCCTTCGAGCGTCCCGGCTGTACCAATGGAGCCTGAAGAGTTCGGCGCAGTTCCTGGGGTCTCCACAGCTGAGGCAGGTTGGTCAGATCATTAGGGTTCCTGCTCGGATGGCGGCGACGTTGATCCTGGAGCCTGCGGGCCGCTGCTGCTGGGACGAACCAGTGCGAATCGCAGTACGCGGCCTAGCCCCGGAGCAGCCGGTAACGCTGCGCGCGTCCCTGCGCGACGAGAAGGGCGCGCTTTTCCAGGCCCACGCGCGCTACCGCGCCGACACCCTTGGCGAGCTGGACCTGGAGCGCGCGCCCGCGCTGGGCGGCAGCTTCGTGGGGCTTGAGCCCATGGGGCTGCTCTGGGCCTTGGAGCCCGAGAAACCTTTGGTGCGGCTGGTGAAGCGCGACGTGCGAACGCCCTTGGCCGTGGAGCTGGAGGTGCTGGATGGCCACGACCCCGACCCCGGGCGGCTGCTGTGCCGGGTGCGGCACGAGCGCTACTTCCTCCCGCCCGGGGTGCGGCGCGAGCCGGTGCGCGTGGGCCGGGTGCGAGGCACTCTCTTCCTGCCGCCAGGTGACTCACCTCTGCTAATTGTTCCGTGTTCGTTCGCTTTTCACTTTGTGTGTCTCCGCCGCCCCGCGCTTTTCGCTTATGTGTATGCCTCCTCCCCCGCCCCCgggctatattgcccaggcaggtttcgaactcctggtctcaagctatcttcccgcctctgcctccctaagagctgggattacagggtgagccaccgcgcccggcacttTCAGGGgagttacacttttttttttttttttccgtccCTGCCCTTTTCACACGAAGAAGGGATGTAGCTTCCAACCTTCCGGAGGTTAGTGTAAagaaacaggaatggaatggaaagctgaTTGGGGAAGTGTCCCTGCCGCTCCAAAACTGAGAGGTCCCTCAAACCTAGTGCTCAGTTAAAAGACATTgtaagggccaggcgcagtggctcacgcttgtaatcccagcactttgggaagtctcggcgggcagatcacgagatcagaagattgaggccatcctggctaacacggtgaaaccccgtctctactaaaaatacaaaacagtagCTGGGCGtagtagcgggcgcctgtagtcccagctactcgggaggctgaggcaggagaatggtgtgaacccgggaggcagagtttgtagtgagccgagatcgcgccactgcactccagcctgggcgacagcgagactccgtctcaaaaaaaaaaaaaaaaaaaaaaaacattgtaaggaaagggaaaaagacacttatattaaaaacaaaacaggccgggcgcggtggctaacgcctgtaatcctagcgctttgggaggccgaggccagcggatcacctgaggtcaggagttcgagaccagcctggccaacatggtgaaaccccatctctactaaaaatacaaaaattagccaggcgtggtggtgcacgcctgtagtcccaactacttaggaggttgaggcaggagaatcgctggaacctgggaggcagaggttgcagtgagctgagatcatgccattgcactccagcctggaggacaagagtgactctatcttaaaaaaaaaaaaaaaaattcaggtagtttcaattttttaatgttcttatttatgtattgactaggaagccctttttttttttttttaaataagaattccGGCTGGTTTTCTCACTATTTCCATGGCAGCTAGGAGGTGCCAGGTGGCTGGGCCTGTGACAGTGCAGAGGTTTTGGTGCCTGCCCGCCCACCATTGCTCCAGCTGCAGCTGCTGCCCCCTGCAGGGCCTGTTCGTTCCTGCTGCCTAGCTCCCCGCTGGCTGGCTATGATCTCCCTCCTGTTACCATTCCAGGAGAGCAGCCGCTGCCCTATGCATGGCAGGACCAGGTACTATTGTGGCCTCTCCTCTTGGCCTCGAATGGTATCCTTGTCATCAGTGAGCAAGTCCCCAAAGACCACGGTCTTGTCCATTGTCAGGATAATTCACTCCACAAGCTGGGGCTCCAGGTGCTGCTCTACCCAGCGGTGCTTCTCACCCACACAGTGGTCATACTTTGGCAGGGCCTGGTGCAGTGTGAAGACCTCGGTGTTTTGCATGTGCTTCATCTCTTGCAAGGCCCTCCGGGGTTGGGCTTCAAGACTAGGGCAAAGCCTAGGGCTTCACACCCATGGGCCACTTTATCCACCAGGTCCGGCAGCAGGGTGCGGTACTGCTTCCAGACCAGGAAGCTGCGGTGCTGCTGCAGTGTCACATGCAGCTCCCTGAGAAGCGGCGGCTGAAGCCCCGCAGGACGCTGTCTGGAAGCTGCCAGCATGCGGTCCCTGTCCATCAGCACATGCATGGGCTGTGCTCATCGCTGCTGGGGCACTGGGGTTTCTCGGGATCCTAGGGGTATGGGGCCCAGAAATGTTCTTTAAAAGTTTctcatttttgcaacttttctttcAATTCGCACAGTATGTTAAGATTTATGTAAATTAGCATTTACAATAGGAAAGCCTCTTCCTGTCAAATGGAAATTTGAGGTTACTGGATACTTTTATATTACATAAAGAGCAATCAGCCAGTGTAAAAATGATGCTTATCCTTattaataatcaaagaaatgcaaaataaaacaacagagtACATTTCACACCCTCAGAAGTAGCCCACTTTTAGAAGCTAGCATTATCAATTGCTGACCAGTATGTGGAGGAAATAAACTCACTGCTAGAAGGAGTCAACATGTTCATCTGCTCTGGGCAACAATTTGTCTTAACTTACAAAGTTAAATATGTTATTCTACTTGTACATGTGCACCAGGAGGCATATTCCTTATAAGAGGAAAGCCATTGCAGATGAGCAGTCtggattaatttaaaaaaagagcaaagtcAACTGGAAAcagtccaaatgtccatcaacaatagaACAGATTAATAAATTGAGGTATATTTCTAGCAGTCAAAGTGATTGAACTACAGCTACAAGAATCAACATCTATCaagatatacaaaaaaaaaaaagaatcaacatggatgaatctccaaACCACCATTGAGTGAAACAGTCAAACCCTAGGAGAACACATTATCATTCCATTTAGATATAATTCAAAAACtaggcaaaataaaatattaaggtaCATAATCTAAGTGGTAAATACTATGAAGAAAACCAAGAGTGATACACAGAAAGTCCAGGATActggaaagagaggaaagggCACAGGGGCCTGTGGGACGTTGATGGTTTGCAGGTAGCAGCACTGAACTATGTCTTAAAAGTGTTGCCTATAaggtgtttgcattttttttttttttttttttttttttttgagacagtgtctcgctctttcgcccaggctggagtagtggcacaatcttggctcactgcaacctccacctcccgggttcaagcgattctcctccctcagcctcccgagtagctgggattacaggtggccgccaccacacccggctaatttttgtatttttagtacagacggggtttcaccatgttggccaggctggtcttgaactcctgacctcaggtgatccacccgtctcagcctcccaaagtgctgggattacaggcatgagccaccagacccagcctgcattattattaattttgtgtGAAACACAAAACCTTTAatgtaaatgataaaaatattcagtaagtgGAGTCAATCAGAATGAGTAGCCTTTTGAGTCTGTCTCCATTGAATAAGTGCATTCTGTTGAGTGCACTGGAGAGGAATTTGTGCTCTTCTATGTAGcagtctttctttttgtttcttggtGGTGCACCATTAAATGGATTCATTCACCAGttaaaggacatttgggttgtgtcCAGTCTTTGGCTACAATGAATAAAGTCACTATAAGCACTTGCCAGAAGTTTCTGGACGAACACAGGTTTTCATTTCTCGtgggtagatacctaggagtgggattgctgggtcacatgtgtggtaagtatatgtttaacttgATAAGAAACCATCCAACTTTCAGGAATAGCttagttttgcattttgttttgtttcttcccaAGAACCTGGGCCCTTTCCTGGGATTGTGGACATGTTCGGAACTGGAGGTGGCCTGCTGGAGTATCGGGCTAGTCTGCTGGCTGGGAAGGGTTTTGCTGTGATGGCTCTGGCTTATTATAACTATGAAGACCTACCCAAGACCATGGAGACGCTCCATCTGGAGTACTTTGAAGAAGCTGTGAACTACTTGCTCAGTCATCCTGAGGCGAGTTCTTCTCTCAGATTTATGGGCTATGATGTATCAGGTCTCTTCTTAAATGGTCTGGGTTTTCACAGAAGTTAGCTCATTCATGACAGCCATTCCCTACCCCAACACACACTACCTTTTTTAGTCACTTCTTAtagacagtttctttctttttttgagatggagtctcactctgttgccaggctggagtccagtggtgcgatcttggctcactgcaacctccacctcccaagttcaagtgattcttgtgccccagcctcccgagtagctgggattacaggcacctgccaccatgcttggctaa encodes the following:
- the ACOT2 gene encoding acyl-coenzyme A thioesterase 2, mitochondrial; amino-acid sequence: MTWDMRDLERDKKAYLEDSLIRRRGKHRFCGFEAYTFIGFSNYTVVLRSEFKMASSPAVLRASRLYQWSLKSSAQFLGSPQLRQVGQIIRVPARMAATLILEPAGRCCWDEPVRIAVRGLAPEQPVTLRASLRDEKGALFQAHARYRADTLGELDLERAPALGGSFVGLEPMGLLWALEPEKPLVRLVKRDVRTPLAVELEVLDGHDPDPGRLLCRVRHERYFLPPGVRREPVRVGRVRGTLFLPPEPGPFPGIVDMFGTGGGLLEYRASLLAGKGFAVMALAYYNYEDLPKTMETLHLEYFEEAVNYLLSHPEVKGPGVGLLGISKGGELCLSMASFLKGITAAVVINGSVANVGGTLRYKGETLPPVGVNRNRIKVTKDGYADIVDVLNSPLEGPDQKSFIPVERAESTFLFLVGQDDHNWKSEFYANEACKRLQAHGRRKPQIICYPETGHYIEPPYFPLCRASLHALVGSPIIWGGEPRAHAMAQVDAWKQLQTFFHKHLGGHEGTIPAKL